In a genomic window of Allomeiothermus silvanus DSM 9946:
- the tilS gene encoding tRNA lysidine(34) synthetase TilS, whose amino-acid sequence MFRSEATPHLIEARFSQSLAELEVRGSVVAAVSGGGDSVALLYLLKALGFEAIVAHFDHALRPSSAEEAVWVQHLAEALGYPCEVTRVEVQRVAQRKKRNLEATARELRYAFLSRVAKKYRTEAILTAHTQDDQAETVLLQLVRGTGRATGIRKRQGRVVRPLLGFTRAELRGYLRAKGASWLEDPTNQDPALDRNYLRHEVLPRLEVRFRGAVGSLARFAEVRQAEDPLLEEGAAQRLLPDRRWPVPAYRAIPLERAAPGLRRRAIRQILERLGIHPEYRLIADVETALEGQPRTLPGGVVVRRKGGTLFFLTAEAPPLEPGWRTPEPGDYLEIPLGRKRLVEFLAERGLPAELKRVWPIRAVASRVLEIKDLYPESLDERFMRLALAEAHSAGGRGEVPIGAVLVRGEKVIAKAGNQVEEFQDATAHAELLAIRAALEALGEKVLPGSTLYVTLEPCPMCYGAMLEAQVSRLVYGMENLKAGAFTVYGLQPRIGVDAGRLEGPCAKLLKAFFVRMRAESAER is encoded by the coding sequence ATGTTTCGGTCTGAGGCTACACCTCACCTTATCGAGGCCCGCTTTTCCCAATCCCTGGCCGAACTTGAGGTGCGGGGATCGGTAGTGGCGGCGGTCTCGGGTGGGGGTGACTCGGTGGCGCTGCTTTATCTCTTAAAGGCACTCGGGTTCGAGGCTATCGTGGCCCACTTCGACCATGCCCTACGGCCCAGCTCGGCTGAAGAGGCGGTTTGGGTGCAGCACCTGGCTGAGGCGTTGGGTTATCCTTGCGAGGTCACACGGGTAGAGGTGCAGCGGGTGGCCCAGAGAAAAAAACGCAACCTCGAGGCCACCGCCCGCGAACTGCGCTACGCCTTCTTGAGCCGGGTGGCCAAAAAGTACCGCACCGAGGCCATCCTCACCGCCCACACCCAAGACGACCAGGCCGAGACGGTGCTGCTGCAGCTGGTGCGGGGGACGGGCCGGGCCACGGGTATTCGCAAACGGCAGGGGAGGGTGGTGCGGCCCCTCTTGGGGTTTACCCGCGCCGAACTCCGCGGCTACCTGCGGGCCAAGGGGGCAAGCTGGCTCGAGGACCCAACCAACCAAGACCCTGCCCTGGACCGGAACTATCTCCGTCACGAAGTTCTGCCCCGGCTGGAGGTCCGTTTTAGGGGGGCTGTGGGGTCGTTGGCGCGTTTCGCCGAGGTGCGGCAGGCCGAGGATCCGCTGCTCGAAGAGGGAGCCGCCCAGAGGCTCCTCCCGGATCGGCGCTGGCCGGTCCCGGCCTACCGGGCGATACCGCTCGAGCGCGCAGCGCCGGGGTTGCGCCGCCGGGCCATCCGGCAGATCCTCGAGCGCCTCGGCATCCACCCCGAGTACCGACTTATCGCCGACGTGGAGACGGCGCTTGAAGGTCAGCCTCGAACCCTTCCCGGTGGGGTCGTGGTGCGTCGGAAGGGGGGCACATTATTTTTCCTGACCGCAGAAGCCCCCCCGCTCGAGCCCGGTTGGCGCACCCCAGAGCCGGGGGATTACCTGGAGATTCCCCTCGGACGCAAGCGGCTGGTGGAGTTTTTGGCCGAGCGGGGTCTTCCCGCCGAACTCAAGCGGGTCTGGCCAATTCGGGCGGTTGCTTCGCGGGTGCTCGAGATCAAGGACCTCTACCCCGAGTCTCTTGATGAGCGTTTTATGCGCCTGGCCTTAGCCGAAGCCCACTCGGCGGGTGGGCGCGGTGAAGTCCCCATCGGGGCGGTGTTGGTTAGGGGGGAGAAGGTGATCGCGAAGGCAGGGAACCAAGTCGAGGAGTTCCAAGACGCGACGGCCCACGCCGAACTGCTGGCAATTCGCGCTGCCCTAGAAGCCCTGGGCGAGAAAGTGCTGCCGGGCTCCACCCTCTACGTGACCCTCGAGCCATGCCCGATGTGCTATGGGGCCATGCTCGAGGCGCAGGTCTCGCGGCTCGTCTACGGGATGGAAAACCTCAAGGCCGGAGCCTTTACCGTCTACGGATTGCAGCCGCGAATCGGGGTGGATGCTGGACGTTTGGAAGGTCCATGTGCTAAACTCCTAAAGGCTTTTTTTGTGCGTATGCGCGCAGAAAGCGCCGAACGCTAA
- a CDS encoding YbjN domain-containing protein gives MYTDASPLTADELRVVLDQLHYQVERLEEDRFSIVYTTGLKASLVTYGEPSKLRSLQLRAGFTGFNRIELRHINTWNRRYRFSKAYLDGDNDPVLEFDLWLEGASPELIMTFVREFEDSCNLFFSYIRMIDAELVE, from the coding sequence ATGTACACCGACGCCAGCCCCCTTACTGCAGACGAACTGCGGGTCGTGCTCGATCAGCTCCATTACCAGGTCGAGCGCCTCGAAGAAGACCGCTTTTCCATCGTTTACACTACCGGCCTCAAGGCCAGCCTGGTGACTTACGGTGAACCCAGCAAGTTGCGCAGTTTGCAACTGCGGGCGGGCTTTACCGGATTCAACCGCATCGAGCTACGCCACATCAATACCTGGAACCGCCGCTACCGCTTTTCTAAGGCTTATCTGGATGGCGATAACGACCCGGTACTGGAGTTCGATTTATGGCTCGAGGGGGCCAGCCCTGAGCTGATCATGACTTTCGTGCGCGAGTTTGAGGACTCCTGCAACCTATTTTTTTCCTATATTCGCATGATCGACGCTGAGTTGGTCGAGTAG
- a CDS encoding HesA/MoeB/ThiF family protein encodes MWSREELDRYARHIILPGVGAAGQARLKRGSVLVVGAGGLGVPVLQYLVAAGVGRIGIVEMDKVDPSNLQRQVLYGIQDIGRSKAEVAKERLEALNPHIQMDLYPIRLDSTNALEVLGPYDLVLDCTDNFPSRYLVNDACVLLDKPLVYGAIHQFEGQISVFHYRGGPCYRCLYPTPPKPGTVPNCAEAGVFGVLPGVIGSLMASEALKVLLELGEVLSGKLLLYDGLEPAFRTLHLTRNPACPVCGDKPTVLELQDYEVFCGVEG; translated from the coding sequence ATGTGGAGCCGCGAAGAACTGGATCGCTACGCCCGGCACATCATCCTGCCAGGGGTTGGGGCGGCGGGCCAGGCCCGGCTCAAGCGAGGTTCGGTATTGGTGGTAGGAGCCGGGGGTTTGGGAGTGCCGGTGCTGCAATACTTAGTCGCGGCAGGGGTAGGGCGGATCGGTATTGTAGAGATGGACAAAGTAGATCCCTCTAATCTCCAGCGGCAAGTCTTGTATGGGATACAGGACATCGGACGATCTAAGGCTGAAGTTGCCAAAGAGCGGCTCGAGGCCCTAAACCCCCACATCCAGATGGATCTGTACCCGATCCGCCTGGACTCGACCAACGCGCTCGAGGTGCTCGGCCCCTACGACCTGGTTCTGGACTGCACGGATAACTTCCCCAGCCGCTATCTGGTGAACGATGCTTGCGTACTGTTGGATAAACCTCTGGTCTACGGGGCCATCCACCAATTCGAGGGGCAGATCTCGGTGTTCCATTATCGGGGTGGCCCCTGCTACCGTTGCCTCTATCCCACCCCGCCAAAGCCGGGAACTGTTCCCAACTGCGCCGAAGCCGGAGTATTCGGGGTGCTGCCGGGGGTCATAGGGAGCTTGATGGCTTCTGAAGCCCTTAAGGTCTTGCTCGAGCTAGGTGAGGTGCTTTCCGGCAAGCTGCTTCTCTACGACGGTCTTGAGCCAGCTTTCCGCACCCTGCACCTAACCCGTAACCCGGCTTGCCCGGTCTGCGGGGATAAGCCTACCGTGCTCGAACTGCAAGATTATGAGGTGTTCTGCGGTGTTGAGGGTTGA
- a CDS encoding citrate synthase/methylcitrate synthase: MSTATIARGLEGVLFTESALCFIDGQAGRLYYGGYAIQELAEKSTFEEVSFLLLHNRLPKADELKAFSDELVALRALPEELIQQIRQFPKGAHPMSMLRTAVSELGMLDPREDDLTPEGLYQKSLSLIAKFASIVAALKRVREGKEPLAPRPDLSHAANFLYMASGTEPTPEQARLMDVALILHAEHGFNASTFTAIAAYSTQTDIYSAITAAVASLKGPRHGGANEAVMKMIEEIGPVENALPWVQNILANKGRIMGMGHRVYKVFDPRAGVLEKYARLVAEKHGKSKEYQILKTIEEEAGKVLGPRGIYPNVDFYSGVVYSDLGFSLEFFTPIFAVARISGWAGHILEYTRVDNRLLRPDAQYTGPLDLPYVPIDQR; the protein is encoded by the coding sequence ATGAGCACTGCAACCATCGCCCGCGGACTCGAGGGAGTCCTTTTCACCGAAAGCGCCCTGTGTTTTATTGACGGACAGGCCGGTCGGCTGTATTACGGCGGTTATGCAATCCAGGAACTAGCTGAGAAGAGCACCTTCGAGGAAGTCTCCTTCCTATTGCTGCATAACCGCTTACCCAAGGCTGACGAACTCAAAGCCTTCAGCGATGAGTTGGTCGCCTTGCGGGCTTTGCCGGAGGAACTCATCCAGCAGATCCGGCAGTTCCCTAAAGGCGCCCACCCCATGTCCATGCTCCGCACCGCGGTGAGCGAACTGGGGATGCTCGATCCGCGCGAGGATGACCTCACCCCCGAAGGGCTCTATCAGAAAAGCCTCTCGCTCATTGCCAAGTTTGCTAGCATCGTGGCCGCCCTCAAGCGGGTGCGCGAGGGTAAGGAGCCCCTGGCCCCTCGCCCTGATCTTTCCCACGCGGCCAATTTCCTCTACATGGCGAGCGGTACCGAGCCGACCCCCGAGCAGGCTCGGCTGATGGACGTGGCCTTGATCCTCCACGCCGAACACGGCTTTAACGCCTCCACTTTCACCGCCATTGCGGCTTACTCCACTCAGACCGACATTTACTCGGCCATCACCGCGGCGGTGGCCTCCCTGAAGGGGCCGCGTCACGGCGGGGCCAACGAAGCAGTGATGAAGATGATCGAGGAGATTGGCCCGGTGGAAAATGCCCTGCCCTGGGTGCAGAACATCCTCGCCAACAAGGGCCGCATCATGGGTATGGGACACCGGGTCTACAAGGTCTTCGATCCCCGCGCCGGGGTGCTGGAGAAATATGCCCGCTTGGTCGCGGAGAAGCACGGTAAATCCAAGGAGTACCAGATTCTCAAAACCATAGAGGAAGAGGCCGGGAAGGTGTTGGGGCCGCGCGGCATCTACCCTAACGTGGACTTCTACTCCGGGGTGGTTTACAGCGACTTGGGCTTCAGCCTCGAGTTCTTCACCCCCATTTTCGCGGTAGCCCGCATCTCCGGCTGGGCTGGGCATATCCTCGAGTACACCCGGGTGGATAACCGCTTGCTGCGCCCGGATGCCCAGTACACCGGCCCGCTCGACCTGCCCTACGTGCCCATCGACCAGCGGTAA
- the queA gene encoding tRNA preQ1(34) S-adenosylmethionine ribosyltransferase-isomerase QueA has protein sequence MPLEDYDYSLPPALIAQSGAEPRDSSRLMVVHRGTGQLEHRIFRDITEYLRPGDLLVLNQSKVIPARTFATNAHGTRIEVLLVRELKPDLWEAMLKPAKRAKGWLRFADGLMAEVVKVEDDGTRVLHFTGGVWEHLERIGKTPLPPYIHASIDPQRYQTVYAKTPGSVAAPTAGLHFTPQLLQRIYEMGVELHFVTLHVGPGTFKPVQEDPDRHLMHLEPYEIPPETAQAVNQAKAEGRRIIAVGTTVVRTLESAWENSLSSASGRVRAGVGETRLFIRPGFKFKVIDALITNFHLPKSTLLMLVSAFTGYDLTMRAYRMAVEERYRFYSLGDAMLIL, from the coding sequence ATGCCTCTGGAAGACTACGATTACTCGCTCCCCCCAGCGCTGATTGCCCAGTCTGGGGCCGAGCCGCGAGATTCCTCCCGCTTGATGGTAGTTCACCGCGGCACGGGTCAACTCGAGCATCGCATCTTCCGGGATATCACCGAGTACTTGCGGCCTGGTGATTTGCTGGTGTTGAACCAGAGCAAAGTCATCCCGGCCCGTACTTTCGCCACCAACGCCCACGGCACGCGCATCGAGGTGTTGCTGGTACGGGAACTCAAACCGGACCTGTGGGAGGCCATGCTCAAACCGGCTAAGCGGGCTAAGGGGTGGTTGCGCTTCGCGGATGGGCTTATGGCGGAAGTGGTGAAGGTCGAGGACGATGGAACCCGAGTGCTGCATTTTACCGGTGGTGTCTGGGAGCATTTAGAACGTATCGGAAAGACCCCACTGCCACCTTATATCCATGCCTCCATAGACCCCCAGCGCTACCAGACCGTCTACGCTAAGACTCCCGGCTCGGTAGCGGCCCCCACGGCGGGACTCCACTTTACACCGCAACTCCTCCAGCGGATTTACGAGATGGGTGTGGAGCTACACTTTGTCACCCTGCACGTCGGCCCCGGAACCTTCAAGCCGGTGCAGGAAGATCCCGACCGGCACCTGATGCACCTCGAGCCTTACGAGATTCCCCCCGAAACTGCCCAAGCTGTCAACCAGGCCAAGGCGGAAGGACGTCGGATCATCGCAGTGGGGACGACAGTGGTGCGTACCCTCGAGAGCGCTTGGGAGAATTCCCTATCCTCTGCCAGCGGACGGGTAAGAGCGGGAGTGGGGGAGACCCGGCTTTTCATCCGCCCCGGCTTCAAGTTCAAGGTGATAGACGCGCTCATCACCAACTTTCACCTGCCCAAGTCCACCCTGCTTATGCTGGTCTCGGCCTTCACCGGCTACGACCTGACCATGAGGGCGTACCGCATGGCGGTCGAGGAGCGCTATCGCTTCTACAGTTTGGGAGATGCGATGCTGATCCTGTGA
- a CDS encoding NEW3 domain-containing protein gives MLRILAALVLCVGMLASAQNYRGLALYTPYPAQSVATGETVTLPITIKGFGLNPQVVQVRVAEAASGWKASLLGSGRVVSAVYVLPEGEQSLTLRLEPPSGVKSGTYRFRLVAEGQNTRAELPISLTVGQVLPRRLSLETDLPVLKGPPSASFRYRVTLKNESDQDLLVNLEADAPKGFQVSFTPSIGSQEVTSLPVKAGESKDLDVAVSLPQDVEAKPYAVTLRALAGETKAELVVNLDVTGTPQLSLSTPEGRLSGRAYAGQENPVKLVVKNTGSAPAEGVSLSSSEPSGWEVKFDPEKIDKIAPGQESQVTARIKPSPRAVAGDYMVTLRASAGSASASADYRVTVQTSTLWGLVGIVLVALAVVVVGFAVSRYGRR, from the coding sequence GTGCTGCGTATCCTCGCTGCGTTGGTGCTTTGTGTGGGTATGCTGGCCTCTGCCCAAAACTATCGGGGGTTGGCGCTATATACTCCCTATCCGGCCCAAAGTGTGGCTACGGGGGAAACGGTTACTTTGCCCATCACTATCAAAGGTTTTGGCTTGAATCCCCAGGTGGTGCAGGTGCGGGTAGCCGAAGCGGCCTCGGGTTGGAAAGCCAGCCTGCTAGGATCGGGGCGGGTGGTGAGCGCGGTGTATGTACTGCCGGAGGGGGAACAAAGCCTCACGCTGCGCCTAGAGCCCCCTTCTGGGGTGAAATCCGGTACCTACCGCTTCCGCTTGGTGGCCGAAGGGCAAAACACCCGGGCCGAACTCCCCATCTCGCTTACGGTGGGACAGGTGTTGCCCCGCAGGCTTAGCCTCGAGACCGACTTGCCCGTACTCAAGGGGCCCCCTTCGGCCAGCTTCCGCTACCGGGTAACCCTCAAAAACGAGAGCGATCAGGATTTGCTGGTCAACCTCGAGGCGGACGCCCCCAAGGGTTTTCAGGTAAGCTTCACCCCTTCCATTGGTAGCCAGGAGGTGACCAGCCTACCGGTAAAAGCCGGGGAATCCAAAGACCTGGATGTAGCGGTGTCCCTACCTCAGGACGTAGAGGCCAAACCCTATGCGGTCACCTTGCGGGCTTTGGCTGGAGAGACCAAGGCCGAGCTAGTGGTGAACCTCGACGTGACCGGCACGCCGCAGCTCAGTCTTAGCACCCCGGAGGGAAGGCTTTCCGGGCGGGCCTACGCTGGGCAGGAAAACCCCGTCAAACTGGTGGTGAAAAACACCGGTAGCGCTCCGGCGGAGGGGGTGAGCCTCTCCTCCAGTGAGCCCTCAGGCTGGGAGGTCAAGTTCGATCCTGAGAAGATCGACAAGATTGCTCCGGGGCAGGAGTCCCAAGTTACCGCCCGGATCAAGCCTTCGCCCCGTGCCGTCGCAGGGGACTACATGGTTACCCTGCGGGCTTCGGCGGGCAGTGCATCGGCCTCTGCTGACTACCGCGTCACTGTGCAGACTTCGACGTTGTGGGGCCTGGTGGGCATAGTCTTGGTGGCCCTAGCGGTGGTGGTGGTAGGGTTTGCGGTGTCTCGCTATGGCCGGCGGTGA
- a CDS encoding ABC transporter ATP-binding protein → MVIQTHELSKRYGRVVAVQDLNLHIEAGEVFGLLGPNGSGKTTTILMLLGLTEPSGGWARVLGFDPVREPLSLKRRVGYLPDSVGFYGELTAWENLAYTARLNGIPPREAEGRIGAVLERMGLSEAAHRPVATFSRGMRQRLGLAEVLLKQPQVVILDEPTLGLDPEAAQAFLGMIRQLKEEGITVLLSSHLLQQVQAVCDRVGLFHRGKLVLEGKVNELAQRVLGGAYRIRLEAGAVEGLAERLRVLPGVNRVEPDGAGMRLEAAQDIRPLVARTVLEAGGELRSLSLEIPSLDEVYARYFQEVRHAA, encoded by the coding sequence ATGGTCATTCAGACGCACGAGCTAAGCAAGCGCTACGGTCGGGTGGTAGCCGTACAGGACCTCAACCTCCACATCGAGGCCGGCGAGGTATTCGGCTTGCTAGGCCCTAACGGCTCGGGCAAGACCACTACCATCTTGATGTTGTTAGGCCTGACCGAGCCTAGTGGGGGCTGGGCGCGGGTGTTGGGCTTCGACCCGGTCCGCGAGCCGCTCTCGCTAAAACGGCGGGTGGGGTATCTGCCCGACTCGGTGGGGTTCTATGGAGAACTCACCGCGTGGGAGAACCTGGCCTATACCGCCCGCCTCAATGGCATCCCCCCGCGTGAAGCTGAGGGACGAATCGGAGCGGTATTGGAGCGCATGGGCCTCAGCGAGGCGGCGCACCGCCCGGTGGCTACCTTCTCGCGGGGAATGCGCCAGCGCTTAGGGTTGGCCGAGGTGCTGCTCAAACAGCCTCAGGTGGTGATTCTCGATGAGCCTACCCTGGGTCTTGACCCTGAAGCGGCCCAGGCTTTTTTAGGCATGATCCGCCAGCTCAAGGAGGAGGGCATTACCGTGTTGCTCTCCTCCCATCTCTTGCAGCAAGTGCAGGCGGTGTGCGACCGGGTGGGGTTGTTCCATCGGGGGAAGCTGGTGCTGGAGGGGAAGGTGAACGAACTTGCCCAGCGGGTGTTGGGCGGAGCTTACCGCATCCGCCTCGAGGCCGGGGCTGTAGAGGGCTTAGCCGAGCGGTTGCGGGTGCTGCCCGGGGTGAACCGGGTGGAGCCAGACGGAGCGGGGATGCGCCTGGAGGCTGCCCAAGACATACGCCCTCTGGTGGCCCGCACCGTGCTCGAGGCTGGAGGAGAACTGCGCTCGCTGAGCCTGGAGATCCCCAGTTTGGATGAGGTATATGCCCGCTACTTCCAGGAGGTGCGCCATGCTGCCTAA